In Allocoprobacillus halotolerans, a genomic segment contains:
- a CDS encoding MATE family efflux transporter, translated as MDKEKMGTQKVLSLLIELSVPAMIGMIVNAIYNIVDRMFIGNAPELGSLGLAGITVSYPVTLILMALSLMAGVGGATRFSIALGAKEYDDAKYYQGNALMVTVIFGVIFMVFGNLFMDPILTILGASEKVLPYASAYLSIILYGAVFQCVAMCGNNFSPAQGNAKNAMISQLLGAGFNIVFDYILIVQCHMGMEGAALATIGGQCLSMIWQLAFLFGKRGIIPCRLEHMKIKKHYTYMIMKTGLPAFLMQLSTSVLNIVINGTLGLYGGDLAISTVGIITSVQTLMLMPLTGMTQGQQPIISYNYGAQNYQRVKETLKYTIIGATCLACLGFIAIQLFPAMIISIFNQEPEIISLGQNALRIWFICLPLVGCQTMCANFFQAIGMVKQSSFLNLLRQCLLLIPLILILSWLFGLYGVFVAVPIADLIAFIITVYLIQKRLKTL; from the coding sequence GTGGATAAAGAGAAAATGGGGACGCAAAAAGTTTTATCTTTGTTGATTGAATTATCAGTTCCCGCAATGATTGGTATGATTGTCAATGCCATTTATAATATTGTTGATCGTATGTTTATTGGAAATGCACCTGAACTAGGCTCACTCGGTTTAGCAGGTATTACGGTTTCCTATCCTGTGACACTGATTTTAATGGCTTTAAGTTTAATGGCTGGTGTTGGAGGGGCTACACGTTTTTCAATTGCCTTAGGAGCCAAAGAATATGATGATGCGAAATATTATCAAGGGAATGCCTTGATGGTTACAGTGATATTTGGAGTCATTTTCATGGTGTTTGGAAATCTATTTATGGATCCAATATTAACAATTCTTGGAGCCAGTGAAAAAGTCTTGCCTTATGCTAGTGCTTATTTAAGTATTATTTTATATGGAGCTGTTTTCCAATGTGTTGCCATGTGTGGAAATAACTTTTCTCCTGCTCAAGGAAATGCGAAAAATGCAATGATTTCGCAACTGTTAGGAGCAGGTTTTAATATTGTCTTTGATTATATTTTGATAGTTCAATGTCATATGGGTATGGAGGGTGCTGCTCTTGCGACAATTGGTGGACAATGTTTAAGTATGATTTGGCAATTAGCTTTCCTATTTGGAAAAAGAGGTATCATTCCTTGTCGTTTAGAACATATGAAAATCAAAAAACATTATACATATATGATTATGAAAACAGGGCTACCAGCCTTTTTAATGCAACTTTCAACAAGTGTATTAAATATTGTCATCAATGGGACATTAGGTTTATATGGTGGTGATTTAGCCATTTCTACGGTTGGTATTATTACCAGTGTTCAAACTTTAATGTTGATGCCTTTAACAGGTATGACACAAGGTCAGCAACCGATTATCAGTTATAATTATGGAGCACAAAACTATCAACGTGTCAAAGAAACATTGAAATATACAATTATTGGAGCAACTTGTCTGGCATGTTTAGGATTTATTGCTATTCAGTTATTTCCAGCTATGATTATTTCTATTTTTAATCAAGAACCTGAAATTATATCATTAGGACAAAACGCTTTACGTATCTGGTTTATCTGCTTGCCTTTAGTAGGATGTCAAACCATGTGTGCCAACTTCTTTCAGGCTATCGGAATGGTCAAACAATCAAGTTTTCTAAACTTATTAAGACAATGCTTATTATTAATACCACTAATCTTGATTCTTTCATGGTTATTTGGATTATATGGTGTCTTTGTGGCTGTACCTATTGCTGATTTAATAGCTTTTATAATTACGGTTTATTTGATTCAAAAAAGATTAAAAACCTTATAG
- the srtB gene encoding class B sortase, producing MRKIIRRILLGICICVFLFSAFQLVKIFYNYYMIEKESTELITKYIEEPQEDKDDPLKRVINFEELQNINDDVIGWLYIPGTKIDEPILKGENNDTYLRTDLYMKANNAGNLFIDEINSRDFSDDNTIIYGHNMKNGSRFHDLRYFVEKDYFDEHQKIYIYLPDGSINVYQGVAAAIIDSRSDLYQKGIDYTEYISQVKSAASVYQNVSEEQVPMIMLSTCYTGTENRYVVYGQLRENTKR from the coding sequence ATGAGAAAGATTATTAGAAGAATACTGCTTGGTATATGTATTTGTGTTTTTCTTTTTTCAGCTTTTCAATTAGTAAAGATTTTCTATAATTACTATATGATTGAAAAAGAAAGTACTGAGTTAATTACAAAATATATTGAAGAACCACAAGAAGATAAAGATGATCCATTAAAACGTGTGATTAATTTTGAAGAACTTCAAAATATTAATGATGATGTGATAGGATGGTTATATATTCCTGGTACAAAGATTGATGAACCTATTCTAAAAGGAGAAAATAATGATACTTATTTACGTACAGATTTATATATGAAAGCAAACAATGCTGGAAATCTCTTTATTGATGAAATCAATTCAAGAGATTTTAGTGATGATAATACGATTATCTATGGGCATAATATGAAAAATGGATCACGTTTTCATGATTTAAGATATTTTGTTGAAAAAGATTATTTTGATGAACATCAAAAAATATATATTTACTTACCTGATGGAAGTATTAATGTTTATCAGGGGGTAGCTGCAGCCATCATTGATTCAAGAAGTGATTTGTATCAAAAAGGTATTGATTATACAGAGTATATCAGTCAAGTGAAAAGTGCAGCCTCTGTTTATCAAAATGTCAGTGAAGAACAAGTTCCTATGATTATGTTAAGTACTTGTTATACAGGAACAGAAAATCGCTATGTTGTTTATGGACAATTGAGAGAAAATACGAAGAGATAG
- a CDS encoding AAA family ATPase, with the protein MLTQFHEQAQKAIVIAESIAFDLGHSHVGSEHLLLSLLKMKDIPLTKMLKTYHVDDDVIYKDIVRLFGEKDIQPFYMEYSEVVKKILEIAIQITHERKENKVSLNVLCLALLLQRESVAVELLNKYHIPFDELKEKLSETQSLLYELDKVHELVNFNELVKKEKRLMIGRDQELEQLFLTLCKKEKNNVLLIGKAGVGKTALVEKLAYKINQKEVPELLQKKVIYELSLSSIVAGTKYRGEFEEKFKKIIDKVIQAKDAILFIDEIHNLIGAGGAEGAIDASNILKPFLARKDLTLIGATTIEEYYKYFEKDQAMNRRFSILKLNENTKEETKEILLGLKNQYENYHHIHILDERLDEIIELCDQYLLSRVFPDKALDVLDLSCVKASFQHAQSLQTQHIEKVIEEITGTSLQHLSYRDIELTLNEHIIGQESAIHQFIESLESLSKYPHSHRPKGVYLFTGSSGIGKTETAKILAQAMHKHFIKLDMSEYSDMTSVNKIIGSSPGYVGFDQQSSLFHDMILYPDSILLLDEIEKAHPQVMHLFLQVFDEGILKDNQHHIISFKDTIIIMTSNVTRQNQSVVGFKKKLPSHQHLETYFSKEFLNRIDEIIEYQTLQKEHLQQILLNQTPVPLTDDMINDILNGYDLQQGARTLIKQMKKYLVSKNR; encoded by the coding sequence ATGCTTACACAATTTCATGAACAGGCACAAAAAGCCATTGTGATAGCTGAAAGTATTGCATTTGATTTAGGACATAGTCATGTGGGAAGTGAACATCTGTTATTATCGTTATTGAAAATGAAAGATATACCCTTAACGAAGATGTTAAAAACATATCATGTGGATGATGATGTCATTTATAAAGATATTGTAAGGTTGTTTGGTGAAAAGGATATTCAACCTTTTTATATGGAGTATAGCGAAGTTGTGAAAAAGATATTAGAAATAGCCATTCAAATAACACATGAAAGAAAAGAGAATAAAGTTAGTTTAAATGTTTTATGTTTAGCTTTACTTCTACAAAGAGAAAGTGTGGCTGTTGAATTATTAAATAAATATCATATTCCATTTGATGAATTAAAAGAAAAATTGAGTGAAACACAGTCTTTGCTTTATGAATTAGATAAGGTTCATGAGTTAGTGAATTTTAATGAATTGGTCAAAAAAGAAAAACGTCTTATGATTGGAAGAGATCAAGAATTAGAACAGCTTTTTTTAACGCTATGTAAAAAGGAAAAGAATAATGTTTTATTGATTGGTAAAGCTGGTGTAGGAAAAACAGCATTAGTAGAGAAGTTAGCTTATAAGATTAATCAAAAAGAAGTTCCTGAACTTTTACAGAAGAAAGTGATTTATGAATTAAGTTTATCAAGTATTGTTGCTGGTACAAAGTATCGTGGTGAATTTGAAGAAAAGTTTAAGAAGATTATAGATAAAGTGATACAAGCAAAGGATGCCATTTTATTTATCGATGAAATTCATAATTTAATCGGAGCAGGTGGGGCAGAAGGAGCTATTGATGCGTCTAATATTTTAAAACCATTTCTAGCAAGAAAAGATTTAACATTGATTGGAGCAACAACAATAGAAGAATATTATAAATACTTTGAAAAGGATCAAGCAATGAATAGACGTTTCTCTATTTTAAAACTCAATGAAAATACGAAAGAAGAAACAAAAGAGATTCTTTTAGGATTAAAAAATCAGTATGAAAATTATCATCATATTCATATTTTAGATGAGCGACTTGATGAAATTATAGAACTCTGTGATCAATATTTACTATCTCGTGTTTTTCCAGATAAAGCCTTAGATGTATTAGATTTATCATGTGTAAAAGCATCATTTCAACATGCACAAAGTTTACAGACACAACATATTGAAAAAGTCATTGAAGAAATAACTGGCACAAGTTTACAGCATCTTTCTTATCGTGATATAGAATTAACATTGAATGAGCATATTATTGGGCAAGAATCAGCCATACATCAATTTATTGAATCTTTAGAATCTTTATCAAAATATCCGCATTCTCATCGTCCCAAAGGTGTCTATTTATTCACTGGTAGCAGTGGAATTGGAAAAACAGAAACAGCTAAGATATTAGCACAAGCGATGCATAAACATTTTATTAAATTGGATATGTCTGAATATAGTGATATGACAAGTGTCAATAAAATCATTGGTTCATCACCAGGATATGTTGGTTTTGATCAGCAATCTTCTTTATTTCATGATATGATTTTATATCCTGATAGTATCTTGTTGTTGGATGAAATCGAAAAAGCACATCCACAAGTTATGCATTTATTTTTACAAGTTTTTGATGAAGGTATATTAAAAGATAACCAGCATCATATTATTTCTTTTAAAGATACAATTATTATCATGACTTCTAATGTGACAAGACAAAATCAATCAGTTGTTGGATTTAAAAAGAAATTACCTTCACATCAACATTTAGAAACCTATTTTTCTAAAGAATTCTTAAATCGTATTGACGAAATCATTGAATATCAGACTTTACAAAAAGAACATCTTCAACAAATCTTATTAAATCAAACACCTGTTCCTTTAACAGATGATATGATTAATGATATTTTAAATGGTTATGATTTGCAACAAGGAGCAAGAACTTTAATCAAACAGATGAAGAAGTATCTAGTTTCTAAAAATAGATAG
- the ychF gene encoding redox-regulated ATPase YchF: MALTAGIVGLPNVGKSTLFNAITNAQVEAANYPFATIDPNVGVVEVPDYRLDELTKIFNPKKTIATTFEFTDIAGLVKGASRGEGLGNKFLANIRETDAICEVVRCFRDKDITHVDGDVDPVRDVETINLELIFADLETVEKRIGKIEKKAKSGDKEAKAEMDVLAPLKETLEAGKPARIMSFSKEEMDIVKQYTLLTMKPLIYVANLGEEDLENPESNPYYVQLKNYATKENCDVVPICAKIESELVGLDKEEKQMFLDDLGIDESGLDKLIKEAYSLLGLNTFFTVGADEVRAWTFKKGMLAPEMAGIIHTDFQRGFIKAETYSYDDLMEYGSEHALREAGKIRQEGKQYVGHDGDIMFFKFNV; this comes from the coding sequence ATGGCATTAACAGCCGGAATTGTTGGACTTCCAAATGTTGGAAAGTCAACATTATTTAATGCAATTACAAATGCACAGGTTGAAGCGGCAAACTACCCATTTGCGACAATTGATCCTAATGTAGGTGTTGTGGAAGTTCCTGATTATCGTTTAGATGAATTAACAAAGATTTTTAATCCTAAAAAAACAATTGCGACAACTTTTGAATTTACAGATATTGCAGGACTTGTCAAGGGAGCAAGTCGTGGTGAAGGATTAGGAAATAAGTTTTTAGCGAATATTCGTGAAACAGATGCTATCTGTGAAGTGGTTCGTTGTTTTAGAGACAAAGATATTACACATGTTGATGGGGATGTTGATCCTGTTAGAGATGTGGAAACAATTAATCTGGAATTAATTTTTGCTGATTTAGAAACAGTAGAAAAGCGTATCGGTAAAATTGAAAAGAAAGCGAAATCGGGTGATAAAGAAGCCAAAGCTGAAATGGATGTTTTAGCACCATTAAAAGAAACTTTAGAGGCTGGAAAACCTGCCCGTATTATGAGTTTTTCTAAAGAAGAAATGGATATTGTGAAACAATATACTTTATTAACAATGAAACCATTAATTTATGTGGCTAATCTTGGTGAAGAAGATTTAGAGAATCCTGAAAGTAATCCTTATTATGTACAGTTGAAAAACTATGCAACAAAAGAAAATTGCGATGTTGTACCAATCTGTGCCAAAATTGAAAGTGAACTTGTTGGATTGGATAAAGAAGAAAAACAGATGTTCTTAGATGATTTAGGTATTGATGAAAGTGGTTTGGATAAATTAATCAAAGAGGCGTATTCATTGCTTGGTTTAAACACTTTCTTTACAGTTGGAGCTGATGAAGTGAGAGCCTGGACATTTAAAAAAGGAATGTTAGCACCGGAAATGGCAGGTATCATTCATACTGATTTCCAAAGAGGATTTATTAAAGCAGAAACATATAGTTATGATGATTTAATGGAATATGGAAGTGAGCATGCTTTAAGAGAAGCTGGAAAAATTCGTCAGGAAGGAAAACAATATGTAGGACATGATGGTGATATTATGTTCTTCAAGTTCAACGTTTAA
- a CDS encoding transposase produces MSYFTTDLYETKREIVNFSNKLSDSLDKPAAKFVMDMMFGLARSQSVLLSDIARALDENIKLNYTIDRLSNHLAQFDDEAMNQMKSNYNDMVIKHLSEDRIILLDNSEIIKKYGRKFEDLCMVRDASSLKDDIYPGYHVCEATALTQDQHHPISLYSHIYSTESEGFRSMNDETIKSIKYVKSLIPERCTFVCDRGYDANVFYDYFIDENHNADDFIIRLKENRTLLFKGKPKKVGEIAKRRKGKIKMNMYFSKEDSEVYVSHTRVELPSQKGRILNLVIVYGLSEEKPMMLLTNREIRNKRDVHKIVRAYMSRWRIEEKFRFKKNQYGFENIRVRTMKSINVLNTILMMHIGHITLLAEKVDKKLLVIKMIERSKSLKGKRYYWCYQISKGIQEILKYAQKGIKEFQNIREKQEYRQLQLKL; encoded by the coding sequence ATGAGTTATTTTACCACAGATCTATATGAAACGAAAAGAGAAATTGTCAATTTTTCTAATAAATTATCAGACAGTCTTGATAAACCTGCTGCCAAGTTTGTCATGGACATGATGTTTGGTCTTGCAAGAAGTCAAAGTGTTCTACTTAGCGATATTGCCAGAGCTCTTGATGAAAATATCAAGCTCAATTATACAATTGACAGATTATCCAATCATTTGGCTCAATTTGATGATGAAGCAATGAACCAAATGAAATCCAATTATAATGATATGGTTATCAAGCATCTTAGCGAAGACAGGATCATTTTACTTGATAACAGTGAAATCATCAAAAAATATGGAAGAAAATTTGAAGATCTTTGTATGGTCAGGGATGCTTCCTCACTTAAGGATGACATTTATCCTGGATACCATGTATGTGAGGCAACTGCCCTCACACAGGATCAACATCATCCAATATCTTTGTATAGCCATATCTATTCAACTGAAAGTGAAGGATTCAGGTCAATGAACGATGAAACAATAAAGAGCATAAAATATGTCAAATCTCTCATTCCTGAAAGATGTACATTTGTATGTGACAGAGGATATGATGCCAATGTATTTTATGATTACTTCATAGATGAAAATCATAATGCAGATGATTTCATCATCAGACTCAAAGAAAATAGAACGTTATTGTTTAAAGGGAAGCCAAAGAAAGTAGGAGAAATCGCCAAAAGAAGAAAAGGCAAGATTAAGATGAACATGTATTTTTCTAAGGAAGATAGTGAAGTCTATGTATCACATACGAGAGTGGAACTGCCATCACAAAAGGGAAGGATATTAAATCTAGTCATTGTGTATGGATTAAGTGAAGAAAAACCGATGATGCTTTTAACGAATAGAGAGATCAGGAATAAAAGAGATGTGCATAAGATAGTGAGGGCATATATGTCAAGGTGGCGAATCGAGGAGAAATTCAGATTCAAAAAGAATCAGTATGGTTTTGAAAATATAAGAGTAAGGACAATGAAATCAATAAATGTATTGAATACGATATTGATGATGCATATAGGGCATATAACACTGTTGGCAGAGAAAGTAGACAAGAAATTACTGGTCATAAAGATGATAGAGAGAAGCAAATCGCTTAAAGGAAAGAGATATTACTGGTGCTATCAGATCAGTAAAGGGATACAGGAAATATTAAAATATGCACAAAAGGGAATCAAGGAGTTTCAAAATATAAGAGAGAAGCAGGAATACAGGCAGCTGCAACTGAAACTATAA
- a CDS encoding phosphatase PAP2 family protein translates to MEHFYQSMLTYIRRHPHLEKVILFLTEYCPYITFIIYPCILFDLWYTHNPYLIDAILRPCIAFILVTIFRKVVNRPRPYDYMDIKPLKGHKHGESFPSRHSVSACIIALICFYANVYVGIFACIIALIVSLTRILSGVHHISDVFVAIIIAILCFIIDFH, encoded by the coding sequence TTGGAGCATTTTTATCAATCCATGTTAACTTATATAAGAAGGCATCCTCATTTAGAAAAAGTCATTCTTTTTTTAACAGAATATTGTCCTTATATAACCTTCATTATTTATCCATGTATCTTATTTGATTTATGGTATACCCATAATCCTTATTTGATAGATGCAATCCTTAGACCTTGTATTGCTTTTATCCTTGTGACGATTTTTAGAAAAGTTGTCAATCGTCCTCGTCCTTATGATTACATGGACATCAAACCCTTAAAAGGTCACAAACATGGCGAATCATTTCCTAGTCGTCATAGTGTCAGTGCCTGTATTATCGCATTGATTTGTTTTTATGCAAATGTATATGTTGGTATCTTTGCTTGCATCATTGCTTTGATTGTCAGTTTAACCCGTATTTTAAGTGGTGTTCATCATATCAGTGATGTTTTTGTTGCAATTATTATCGCAATTCTTTGTTTTATAATTGATTTTCATTAA
- a CDS encoding MarR family transcriptional regulator, whose translation MLSHEFQAVYNIFKMNFYASMCATSKELTMQEAFSLDIIYMLGEPTILEYAKYMGISQPNATYKINQLVDKGYLIKTVSQEDKRSYHLKATSKFLEFYRENDRYIKKALREIEKLFSKEEVKSLEKMLHTIRIFMTEKKKDD comes from the coding sequence ATGCTAAGTCACGAGTTTCAAGCTGTTTATAATATATTCAAGATGAATTTTTATGCATCTATGTGCGCTACTTCTAAAGAACTAACAATGCAAGAAGCGTTTAGCTTGGATATTATTTATATGTTAGGGGAACCTACAATTTTAGAATACGCTAAATACATGGGAATTTCACAACCTAATGCGACATACAAAATTAACCAATTGGTGGATAAAGGTTATTTAATCAAAACTGTTAGTCAAGAAGATAAACGCTCTTATCATTTAAAAGCGACAAGTAAATTCTTGGAGTTTTATCGTGAAAATGATCGTTATATAAAAAAAGCACTGAGAGAAATTGAAAAGCTATTCAGTAAGGAAGAAGTCAAATCTTTAGAAAAAATGCTTCATACAATTAGAATCTTTATGACGGAGAAAAAGAAAGATGATTAA
- a CDS encoding secondary thiamine-phosphate synthase enzyme YjbQ, giving the protein MLLKHQYQFSKRMEMHEVTEIIKKDVQQSGIQEGIVVVYTPHTTAGITINENADPEVVRDMLAGFERTFPTYHEDYRHFEGNSHAHMKSTVFNAGQTLIIHQGKIILGTWQGIYLCEFDGPRNRTFYVKIIAG; this is encoded by the coding sequence ATGTTATTGAAACATCAATATCAATTTTCAAAACGTATGGAAATGCATGAAGTTACAGAAATTATCAAAAAAGATGTGCAACAATCAGGAATTCAAGAAGGGATTGTAGTGGTATATACACCACATACTACTGCTGGTATAACAATCAATGAAAATGCTGATCCTGAAGTTGTTAGAGATATGTTAGCTGGTTTTGAACGTACATTTCCAACTTATCATGAAGACTATCGTCATTTTGAAGGAAATTCTCATGCCCATATGAAATCAACTGTATTTAATGCCGGTCAAACTTTAATTATTCATCAAGGAAAAATCATTTTAGGTACATGGCAGGGCATTTATTTATGTGAGTTTGATGGGCCTCGTAACAGAACTTTCTATGTTAAAATCATCGCTGGATAA
- a CDS encoding GNAT family N-acetyltransferase codes for MLIRQIKEKDNLEVEKLIRDCLIEFGGNRPGCAWEDKDLGRFYQVYQPDNRQYLVVIKDGHVVGGCGIGPVVGKQGICELQKMYCYKEIRGTGIAKELLDQSLVFAKKHYQKCYLETFSQMVAANRFYLKNGFQPLDKPLIQGPHYACDRWYIKDL; via the coding sequence ATGTTGATACGACAGATTAAAGAAAAAGATAATTTAGAAGTTGAAAAATTAATTCGTGATTGTCTGATTGAATTTGGTGGTAATAGACCAGGATGTGCTTGGGAAGACAAAGATTTAGGACGCTTTTATCAAGTTTATCAGCCTGACAATCGACAATATTTGGTCGTCATTAAAGATGGACATGTTGTGGGAGGCTGTGGCATTGGACCGGTTGTTGGAAAACAAGGAATCTGTGAATTACAGAAGATGTATTGTTATAAGGAGATAAGAGGGACAGGTATTGCCAAAGAACTATTAGACCAGTCATTAGTGTTTGCGAAAAAGCATTATCAAAAATGTTATTTAGAAACTTTTTCACAGATGGTTGCAGCGAATCGTTTTTATCTTAAAAATGGGTTTCAGCCATTGGACAAACCATTAATTCAAGGTCCACATTATGCCTGTGATCGCTGGTATATCAAAGATTTATAG
- a CDS encoding DegV family protein yields MFSKARGTQKATAKIIDLIQEDGEIDLDEPICIGYNGSTDGLDKFENTLRDAFHFDETLHGVISPVIGTHAGPGARLITYVTKNSLKKMIT; encoded by the coding sequence ATGTTCAGTAAAGCTAGAGGGACACAAAAAGCTACTGCTAAAATCATTGATTTAATTCAAGAAGATGGTGAAATAGATTTAGATGAACCAATCTGTATTGGTTATAATGGTTCAACAGATGGATTAGATAAATTTGAAAATACTCTAAGAGATGCTTTCCACTTTGATGAAACTTTACATGGTGTCATTAGTCCTGTCATTGGAACACATGCTGGTCCTGGTGCTCGTTTAATTACATATGTGACAAAAAATAGTTTAAAAAAGATGATTACATGA
- the folD gene encoding bifunctional methylenetetrahydrofolate dehydrogenase/methenyltetrahydrofolate cyclohydrolase FolD, protein MNIDGKLISQKRKDALKIKIDELKAQGSRLPKLTVVLVGENPASQTYVRNKDRACAYVGMLSDIIRLEEQTSEEKLIQVIESLNQDESVDGILVQLPLPAHIDEDKILNLIDPTKDVDGFHPLNVAKLVLGEKGLVPCTPQGMMVLLDEINYDLTGKEVVVVGRSNIVGKPVALLCLHKHATVTIAHSRTKNLPELCKRGDVLIAAIGRPRFFNKDYIKPGAVVLDVGINRDENNKLCGDVDYEDVKDIASYITPVPGGVGPMTIAMLMENTYQAYLQREAQKNGI, encoded by the coding sequence ATGAATATAGATGGAAAATTAATATCACAAAAAAGAAAAGATGCATTAAAAATAAAGATAGATGAATTAAAAGCACAGGGTTCTAGATTACCTAAATTAACTGTTGTTTTAGTTGGAGAAAATCCTGCCAGTCAAACTTATGTACGTAATAAAGATCGTGCTTGTGCTTATGTGGGTATGCTTTCAGATATTATCAGATTAGAGGAACAAACATCTGAAGAAAAGCTTATCCAAGTTATTGAATCACTAAATCAAGATGAAAGTGTAGATGGTATATTAGTACAATTACCATTACCAGCACATATAGATGAAGATAAAATTTTAAATCTAATTGATCCAACAAAGGATGTTGATGGATTTCATCCTCTCAATGTCGCAAAACTTGTGTTAGGAGAAAAAGGACTTGTTCCTTGCACTCCTCAAGGCATGATGGTTTTATTAGATGAAATTAACTATGATTTAACAGGTAAAGAAGTGGTTGTTGTGGGACGTAGTAATATTGTTGGAAAACCTGTGGCTTTATTATGTTTACATAAACATGCGACAGTAACAATTGCACATTCTCGTACAAAAAATTTACCTGAATTATGCAAGCGAGGAGATGTTCTCATTGCGGCGATTGGTCGACCTCGTTTTTTCAATAAAGATTATATTAAACCAGGAGCTGTCGTTTTAGATGTTGGAATTAATCGTGATGAAAATAATAAACTTTGTGGTGATGTGGATTATGAAGATGTTAAAGATATTGCTTCTTATATCACACCAGTACCAGGTGGTGTTGGTCCAATGACCATTGCGATGTTGATGGAAAATACTTATCAGGCGTATTTACAAAGGGAGGCACAGAAGAATGGAATATAA
- a CDS encoding Hsp20 family protein: protein MELSFDQGYLTISAKKNLNKDEKNKDGQYIRQERYAGSMSRSFYVGESVPQSDIRAKFEDGVLRISIPKQDMKVIENNNTITIE from the coding sequence GTGGAATTATCATTTGATCAAGGATATTTGACAATATCTGCGAAAAAGAATTTAAATAAAGATGAAAAGAACAAAGATGGTCAATATATCCGTCAAGAAAGATATGCTGGCAGCATGAGCCGTAGTTTCTATGTTGGTGAAAGTGTTCCACAAAGTGATATTAGAGCTAAATTTGAAGATGGTGTTTTAAGAATTTCTATCCCTAAACAGGATATGAAAGTTATTGAAAACAACAACACAATTACGATTGAATAA
- a CDS encoding DegV family protein — protein MIKIITDSTADIDLEYAKELNIDVVPLKVIINGREYKDRVDLQPDEFYDLLVNSETLPSTSQPSPQDFANLYEQAKENQESVIVITLSSTISGTYQSANLAKELVEYDDIYVVDSLGTTQMQRLLVLKAIALRNEEMVAKDIFTFLEDYKKRLRLYAFVDTLEYLYKGGRLSKTVLPLIHCLNLNQLLVLMMENLKCSVKLEGHKKLLLKSLI, from the coding sequence ATGATTAAGATTATTACTGATTCTACTGCGGATATTGATTTAGAATATGCAAAAGAGTTAAATATCGATGTTGTGCCATTAAAAGTCATTATTAATGGAAGAGAATATAAAGATCGTGTGGATTTACAACCTGATGAATTTTATGATTTATTAGTGAATAGTGAAACTTTACCTTCAACATCACAACCTTCACCTCAAGATTTTGCTAATCTTTATGAACAAGCGAAAGAAAATCAAGAAAGTGTTATTGTCATTACTTTATCTAGTACTATTAGTGGAACTTATCAAAGTGCTAATCTTGCTAAAGAATTAGTTGAATATGATGATATTTATGTAGTGGATAGTTTAGGAACAACACAAATGCAACGTTTACTTGTTTTAAAAGCCATTGCTTTAAGAAATGAAGAAATGGTAGCGAAAGATATTTTTACTTTCTTAGAAGATTATAAAAAACGTTTACGTTTATACGCTTTTGTTGATACATTAGAATACTTATATAAAGGTGGACGTTTATCTAAAACAGTGCTTCCGCTGATACATTGCTTAAATTTAAACCAATTATTGGTTTTGATGATGGAAAACTTGAAATGTTCAGTAAAGCTAGAGGGACACAAAAAGCTACTGCTAAAATCATTGATTTAA
- a CDS encoding DUF951 domain-containing protein: MEYNLNDIVEMKKQHPCKKSNQWKIIRMGADIKIKCLGCGAIVMFSRRDFEKRLKKVIPANVDTTD; encoded by the coding sequence ATGGAATATAATTTAAATGATATTGTTGAAATGAAAAAACAACACCCATGTAAAAAATCAAATCAATGGAAAATTATTCGTATGGGAGCAGATATTAAAATTAAATGTTTAGGTTGTGGAGCAATCGTTATGTTTTCAAGACGTGATTTTGAAAAACGTTTAAAAAAGGTGATTCCAGCCAATGTTGATACGACAGATTAA